In Cyclopterus lumpus isolate fCycLum1 chromosome 13, fCycLum1.pri, whole genome shotgun sequence, the genomic window GACCGTCAAGCTTGGCTGACGTCACCCATCCAGCCTCTGTAATCGAAAGAGACGTTAATCCTGCTCCTCTCCAAAGCCTGGCAGTTGGGTGGGGTGGGACAGGGAGGGATATTGAGCGAGACATGAGGAAGGAAGTTGGATACGGGGGACACAGGAACGCATGTAGGCTTTGGGATAGCAGACTGACTCATTTCGGAGCTGGACAAGCGAGACCGGCGCTGTCTTAACTGGAAAAGGAAATCAGGCACACAACCGTGTCCTGATCCTCCGCTTAACTTCTGGGACATCTGAGGGTTTCgggaccccccctccccctatcCAGGCTTCGCCCTGGAGGCCCAAAGACTGGCTGAGGCCTCTGCGGAGGGGGAATGCTGCGGGGGCTGCTCACCTCCTCCTGCGCCCCCTCTAGTGACACCTGTACTCATTGTGGAGGAGACAGGCTTCACCACCGTGGAGCTGTGCCAAGATGGAGAAGGCATCTGCCTGACTTCAAATGAGGGGTAAGAGGATGCtgacgtttgtgtgtgtgtgtgtgtgtgtgtgagtgtgtgtatgtgtgtgcgtgtgtgtgtgtgtgtatttcaggcGCAAATAGTACTCACACTGGGTTTTTCCCAGGTTGAATGCACTCAGCATGAAACTTAGCCTGACCACAACGAAAGCTCACTCTTGATGTAGGCGAACATTAAGTGTGTATCTTCTGATCATGAAGATGAGATCAGGCAAAGTCAAacagaaaggtgagaggagTTTAACTCATTAAAGTAGTAAACAGTTTCATCACAAGGTCTATTTAGTGGCTGCTTTGCGAGTCGTAAAATCAGCAGCACTTGAAGTTCGCTCAGCTGTGGGGTGAAGTAGACGTTCAAATTTTAGCAACTTATCATCCACGTTGGCTTTAAAATCAAATGGTCATTCCGGGCTTTGAAAAACACCCTCGCTTCATGGTTCATTTAGTATAGCTGCCGTGAAGCTTTCGAGCCTATTAAATGGTGCACGTTTTCTTTAATCCCGAGCATATGTTTTAATCATGCAACGAGAGATGAGTACAATAGGAAACCCTCACGGTCTGCTGTAACGGGACTGCAGAATTTCTTCACCTCATTTCATTCATTGCATAAGAACAGCGTGTTGCAAGTAAACTTTATGGACGTTTTCCTAATCAGCTTGTGGCCCATTTATCTCACACTTTTATGTCTGAAAGGACAAGAAAGTGGCTGCGGAAATAGAAGAAAAGTCCAGTTGCTCATATAGAACTGAAACGagaacattgttttaaaaaaaaaaaaggttctgaGAAGGGAACAAGAAAACACTTAATTTGCTGTCTTGTTTATTACTTTGTCTCACTTCTGACACAACTTCTGATCACACTAATGGGTgtgggtggggtgtgtgtgtgtgtgtgtgtggggggggtgggggggggggggggtgtagaggcatttcatgtgtgtgtgtgtatatcactGATCATTAGGCTTTTGGTCATTGCAGAAATGTATCTCCCTGTGAGTCCTGTGTATCATTTCAACTGAACATTTCAGATGTATTCTCATTTCATTAAACTCTATATACAACAatttctatattatattatcttttttatggttatgtacatttttcaaaagcagtGTGACTGCACGTTTGATCCTGTGGACCGATTGTTGACTGAGCTGAAATGTGCAGGTGTTTAGAGGAAGTGTATATGAGGGGGATTACATGGAGGTTAAGCTTCTTCATCATAATAGCTGAAAGTTTCCATCACAGGTGGCACACAAACAGCTTAGCGTGACACAGTTGTCCGCAAGCGTAATATCAGAAATTGAATTGTAGTGGCTGCGCACATTCACAAGTGGGTCAAAAATGATAGCATCCTCTCAAAGCTGATCCCATTTAGACGAGAACAGGGCGTCCTCGTTTGGGCGAACTGGCTTAGTGTTCCTTCATTTGTCACATCATACAATGAACTTGAGGCTGTCGACGGAGACACTGAGCCTGAAATGTGTCACATTAAGGCAGTCGGAAAAATCAGGGttgggggacagagagagagagagagagagatgatcaGCTGatgcaatttttttaaattctcacTTTTTAATTCTCACTTCTTTTTAAACTCAATGTACTACTTGAACTAAAGCATATGCGTCTCAAACAGGCGTGTGTACTTGCATACATCCgaatgaaagaaaaaacccTAAAGAGGAACCAACACTGTAAATCTTACAACACGATTAACAGCCTGCAGAACAGGCTACAGCAGCTTAATGAGGCGGCACAGAAGTGTGTTAAAGGTAAATGCTCATTGGTATCAATGTAGAGGACGACATAGTTTCAACCTGGAGATACATTGCATTACtatattctgttttttaaaacatatacCGCTCCAAACCACCATTTGTTATTCATTCCGCATCATTTTCAGATGACCGTCCTTTATAATATTGAGCCAGCTGTGACCATTAAAAGCTAATTCATATCTTATATCCTTTCATTTACGTGATTAACATGCCatgctttgattttttttactaCTAATCGTGTGCAGCGTATACCAGATTGCATAAATGCTCATAGAATTAATCTGCTGTATAACTACCCTCTACTGTGTGACATCCTGCTGTTCtctaaacaaaaaaatgctCAGTGCATTTCCAAGAAGAAAATAGTTTGATTTACCTCCTGAGTTTGATGTAGTGTGTGACTAATGCATGCTCTTAGCAAATACCAAAAAGTCTAAAAACAGAAAGATTGGAGAttagatctctctctctcaaatgaaatgtatttaaagagtAAGCAAGATTGAACAGATTATGTCATTACACCAGGCGATTGAATGACAGCAAACCAAGATTGGTACAGATAGCGGCCGGACGGACAGTGAGAGACagtgagaaagggagagagggagcaggagagggggaTGAAAAGAGGATTTGGAAAGATCCTCAGTCCTTCTTAATCCCCCGTCGGCTTTTCTGGAGACCATAAACAGATTTGAGGATGGATGTGTACACAGGCTCATGCCTGTAACTGAAACAAGTGACTACTTTACAGATACTGTAGACTGTGGATCTGATAAAGGGAAAACGATCAGGGCTTCAAAGGAAACAGAGGTGAAACAGGTGACTCACGGCCCTTAAGAGCGGGGAGAGAGATACAAAAACAGCACTTTTGTTGTGCCGGCCTCCgtgtaagaaaacaaaaatatgagCGAAGGAGGACATAATCCATTTTTTGTATCAAACCCCATTTGCGCTAATCTGAAGTATGAGTGtgttccaatgtgtgtgtgttaggggactcacacacagtcacataatACACATATTCAGAACGGCTTTGGCCAGAGACATGCAGGACAGAACATCTCTGACCAATCAAAAGCCTGGATGTCGGATACTGCGATACTGtatttcagctgtgtgtgtgtgtgtgtggtggtgggtgggtggggtggggtggggtggggggtggggtggggggggggggggttgaggggtTGTTTCATAGAAAACCGGATGGATTGATTTCATCCAGTGCCACTCACTGACTGTCCAACTGTGGACCTCTGCTGTGCTGCGGGAGGCTTGTAGACTAGTCCGATAGACATGTAAGAGTGAGAGAAACAAGGCCATGTTTGTTGGCTGAATGTCTCGTGGCAGTTTTCCACGTATTTAGCTGTCAGTCACTGCAGATTTCTGGGGTTTATTGTATTATTCTGCGAGGAAAAGATCTTTCACTTGGCATCcaaatatattctatatttggCGTGGAAGATTTTAGAAGAAGAATATGATCAATTAGAATGAGATCTTTTGTACAAAACTATGGAGGACCTTTGTTTCCAAAAGAATGACATAAGGCAGGCTTCATATTGGCAAAAAGAGGCCAATGTCTCCACGGTGAAAATGTCACTTGTTTCTTTACAGTGTATGTTTGTTTCTAGTCTCTGTTATGGCGTTGTTTCCTCTGCAGAtacatggaggagatgagcggAGATCCAAACTGTGAAGACATGCAAAAGAAGGACCAACGATTGTCATTCCAGGTACGTTGCACCATCAGATTGCAAcacaaaatgtcacaaaatgCTCGACAGTAGTAGTGACACAAATGCTGATAAAAAACGAGAATTAAAATCCATGAGACACCATAAGTAGAGGAACTGGTCCAGCAttgcggatgtgtgtgtgtgtgtgtgtgtgtgtgtgtgtgtgtgtgtgtgtgtgtgagagagagataatatATGTCAATATGAGAGTGGtcaaaactgttaaaaaaactaTGCACACAAATGCAGTATTAATGTATTTGGCTGTAAATTAAACGTACTTTCGGCTGGACACTTCTGCTCAACTCTTAATAAGCTCCCTCGCCTTTTCCTGCAGATCTTCCCTGACCCCGTGGAGGTCATCCTGGACCCAGAGACCACCTTTCACAGGCTGGACCTCGACCATGTGAAGGAGCGTCTACCCTCCATCGTTGTGGAGCCCACGGAGGTGAACGAGGTGGAGAGCGGAGAGCTGCGCTGGCCTCCGGAGAACATGGacacggaggaagaggaggaggacctgtTCTTGGAGCAGTGCATCCCCCCGGCCAACATTGCAGActggggagaagaggaggaagaggaggaagagaagacgTCTGTTATACTGAACGAGCAGCATGGCTTGACACTCATTGGTGAGTGGCACATGTCATCATACTCTCTGCTTTACACTCCTCTGATGATTAGAAAACTGATCTTTTCTAACATCCTAATGCTCTGCTTGGATGACCTTAATTTGGAAGATCATAATAACTTTTAAAAGCCTTTAGAAGAAGTCACGAATATAAAAAAACCTGAATAATCCACTGTCATTTTGGATTTATCTATTTTTAATGGGAAAAAAAGTCAGCACTTATGCCATCACACTTCTCTAATTTTtggtgtgaaaatgtgtgtgcgtgcagtgAACTATACTACCCGGACCTGAACCACAACCTGTGGCCACCACAACCAAATAAGTAGCACTGTATCACACAGAATCATCATTTACGGCTTCTCTCA contains:
- the lbhl gene encoding uncharacterized protein lbhl; translation: MEEMSGDPNCEDMQKKDQRLSFQIFPDPVEVILDPETTFHRLDLDHVKERLPSIVVEPTEVNEVESGELRWPPENMDTEEEEEDLFLEQCIPPANIADWGEEEEEEEEKTSVILNEQHGLTLIDLQSDAFRDDTPTLPPSSAPALN